The following are from one region of the Salicibibacter kimchii genome:
- a CDS encoding ABC transporter ATP-binding protein, with the protein MAEITFDHIYKRFHEDITAVSDFHMAIADEEFVVLVGPSGCGKSTMLRMVAGLEKITEGSLFIDKKYVNNVVPKDRDTAMVFQNYALYPHMNVFDHMAFGLKLQNFSKREIKARVYNASRTLGLEDYLERKPNALSGGQQQRVALGRAMVSNPRVFLMDEPLSNLDAQLRVQMRTEITKLHQQLKTTTIYVTHDQTEAMTMASRIVVMKDGCIQQIGTPREVYLYPENTFVAGFIGSPSMTFLEGKIQDRHFCCADQISFKLPEERIDDLKKYEGQAIILGIRPEDLHYDLDAWPDSKAAVTIDVAELTGSEAILYTTIGNQEITATVNPRSNITQGDKIELGFDMSKAHFFHPKSGKRIPIE; encoded by the coding sequence ATGGCAGAAATCACATTCGATCATATATACAAACGCTTCCACGAAGATATAACCGCGGTTTCCGACTTTCATATGGCGATTGCCGATGAAGAATTCGTCGTTTTAGTCGGGCCGTCGGGGTGTGGAAAATCAACGATGCTTCGCATGGTCGCGGGACTAGAAAAAATTACGGAAGGCTCCCTGTTCATTGATAAAAAATACGTCAATAACGTCGTGCCCAAAGACCGTGACACAGCTATGGTTTTTCAAAACTATGCTTTGTATCCACACATGAATGTTTTTGATCATATGGCTTTTGGCTTGAAATTACAGAATTTCTCAAAAAGAGAAATCAAAGCGCGCGTGTATAATGCCAGTCGCACCCTTGGTCTGGAAGACTATTTAGAGCGAAAACCCAACGCCCTTTCCGGTGGACAACAACAACGGGTAGCATTGGGTCGCGCGATGGTGAGTAACCCTAGAGTGTTTTTAATGGATGAACCGTTATCGAATTTGGATGCGCAATTAAGAGTACAAATGCGCACGGAAATCACTAAACTCCACCAGCAATTGAAAACGACAACGATCTACGTCACCCATGACCAAACGGAAGCCATGACGATGGCCTCGCGTATCGTCGTTATGAAAGATGGTTGCATCCAACAAATCGGCACACCCAGAGAAGTGTATCTTTATCCGGAGAACACTTTTGTCGCTGGCTTTATTGGTTCTCCTTCCATGACTTTTTTAGAAGGAAAAATACAAGACCGCCATTTCTGCTGTGCTGATCAGATTTCTTTTAAACTTCCCGAAGAACGAATCGATGACTTGAAAAAATATGAAGGGCAAGCAATCATCTTGGGCATACGCCCGGAGGATTTACACTATGACCTGGACGCATGGCCAGATTCCAAAGCAGCTGTTACGATTGACGTTGCAGAACTCACCGGTTCAGAGGCTATCCTCTACACAACAATCGGCAACCAAGAAATCACCGCCACCGTAAATCCGCGAAGCAATATTACCCAAGGCGACAAAATCGAACTTGGATTTGACATGAGCAAAGCACATTTTTTTCATCCAAAAAGCGGAAAGCGAATCCCTATTGAGTAG
- a CDS encoding NAD(P)H-hydrate dehydratase has translation MRIVTGEEMGNVDRYAIEQIGMPGAMLMENAGRAVSERLLAHYDADERFLVLIGTGNNGGDGFVIARTLKSLDRSVDVCLIPPEEKLKGDAKWHKELYEQAGYTWATFDPVYFQKADVVVDALLGTGISGAIREPYRGIIQAVNEAGAAVVAVDLPSGVPGDDRPVPEGALVADRTITLQQPKLSHYTYPGRGFYGLTEVAPIGIPPLAIANTVQTKRYVWKAADVVNHWPLRSADSHKGSHGKVGIIAGSETMPGAAALTAGATVNAGAGLTIVNTPRAVIPTVAAHVAEATYFARDDKIESFYENKDGIAIGPGIGFDAKGRETLAALVDHFEGPLIVDADGLHVLADMLENVQEREHPLIITPHPGEMAMLIDETPGEVNRRRFEVAETFAREHGVYVVLKGPCTIVAAPSGETWINDTGNAGLAKGGSGDVLTGMILAFVARYEGMQPAISTAVYLHGYSADQLYEQGMPLETMTASEIVKVMPDTFRAVGEWYRSEC, from the coding sequence CCATTACGATGCCGATGAACGTTTTCTCGTATTGATCGGAACCGGCAACAATGGAGGCGACGGTTTCGTCATCGCCCGTACACTTAAAAGTTTGGACCGGTCCGTTGACGTTTGCCTGATTCCTCCCGAAGAAAAATTGAAAGGCGACGCAAAATGGCATAAAGAATTGTACGAGCAGGCCGGGTACACATGGGCAACGTTTGATCCGGTTTATTTTCAAAAAGCGGATGTTGTCGTTGACGCTTTGCTCGGGACCGGGATTTCCGGAGCTATCAGGGAGCCGTACCGCGGGATTATTCAGGCAGTCAACGAAGCTGGGGCGGCCGTCGTGGCTGTCGATTTGCCGAGCGGGGTGCCCGGCGATGACCGCCCGGTGCCTGAGGGCGCGCTTGTGGCCGACCGCACCATTACCTTGCAGCAACCGAAGCTGAGTCACTACACGTATCCGGGGCGAGGGTTTTACGGATTAACGGAGGTCGCGCCCATAGGGATCCCTCCGCTTGCCATCGCAAACACCGTCCAAACGAAGCGTTATGTCTGGAAAGCGGCGGATGTCGTTAACCATTGGCCGTTGCGATCGGCCGATTCCCATAAAGGCAGCCACGGGAAAGTCGGGATTATCGCGGGGAGCGAAACGATGCCGGGGGCAGCCGCATTAACCGCGGGGGCAACGGTGAATGCCGGCGCAGGCTTAACAATCGTCAACACCCCTCGAGCGGTGATCCCCACGGTCGCCGCTCATGTTGCGGAAGCCACTTATTTTGCCCGCGATGATAAAATTGAATCCTTTTATGAAAATAAAGACGGGATCGCGATCGGACCCGGCATTGGCTTCGACGCCAAGGGGCGGGAAACACTGGCGGCCCTTGTCGACCATTTTGAAGGCCCGCTCATCGTCGACGCCGATGGCTTGCACGTGTTGGCCGATATGCTTGAAAATGTACAGGAGCGTGAACATCCGCTCATTATCACGCCACACCCGGGAGAGATGGCGATGTTGATTGATGAGACGCCGGGTGAGGTGAATCGTCGTCGCTTCGAGGTCGCGGAAACGTTTGCACGCGAGCACGGGGTGTATGTCGTGCTCAAAGGGCCTTGCACGATTGTTGCAGCCCCGAGCGGGGAAACGTGGATCAACGATACCGGCAACGCCGGCCTGGCGAAAGGCGGGTCGGGTGACGTACTCACCGGCATGATCCTCGCGTTTGTCGCCCGTTATGAGGGGATGCAACCGGCAATTTCCACCGCTGTTTATTTGCACGGATATAGCGCGGATCAGCTGTACGAGCAAGGGATGCCGCTGGAGACGATGACAGCCTCGGAGATTGTCAAAGTGATGCCGGATACTTTTAGGGCGGTGGGTGAGTGGTATCGGTCGGAATGTTAG